The genome window GTTCAATGAAACTGCAAATGGTCTACTTATACTTAAAATTGTTTATAGCCTCATTAAATGatctttgaagtttttattgTATACCAAAATATCATCAACCAGTTTCTTTATGTTGTTAAGGCCGCCGTAGCACAGTGCtttatttccacaaaaaaactgctataagtatatttattaatttttacaattgcaGTTTTAATTTAAGTCTAATATAAcgcatttatcaaatatatattaggttCGACGGATTTCATAcgatttttaaagtaattattttgatcattatgaaaataatttaaatgaatatatttgttgatACAGGACAAATTTACGaaaacataagtttttatttttttttaaatatataagtgtataaaatatgttatttttgttgatcTTGTTAGAGATGCAATAGACTGTTTCATCATGAAGGCAAAATCTTTTTTAGAATTGTTACTTCTAACAAAAGGGGCAGATGCCATAACTAAACAATTTTCATCCATGGCTGTGAAGGACCattcttcattaaataattatttccacaATTAACATGTCCTGCAGGGTTTCTAATAATTGCTAAAATTAAAGTTTCTCTTAAAATCATTCACTCTTAAATCTTTTCATTCAGTTATAGTGACGACTATACTCATTATAAAACCgttaaacatttttacaaatgacagtaatttatttaagttttccTTTCTATTGTTGTCAATAAGAGAAttgatatgaatattattttattctaatatatcgttaaatattatagattgtaaattattgatattaatataatatataactaatttattaaacCCAGAgatgacaaaatttattaaaaatgttgttgtttacTATTACATGTAGCTATCGAAGTAAGATATTGTTATAATAGGTTAGAGGAACGTTGTTACAATAAATTAGAAGTATTATcgcagtattttaaaaaataataaaaaacaacattgcACATGCGTCAACATAACAAAGAAGAGCCACCACGAATTCCTCTGCTATAGAGAATTCTCGGGTCCCTTGGTAAGCTTTATACACGGTAATAGATCATCATTTTCATGTAATCTCCAACCAGGCAGAGACGGCTTCAAGGATCTCCGTCGCATGGAGTACATACTCTTCCTGCCTTGGTAGAATAggcaaaagtttatttttaaattcatatattatccCTTGGACATTAAgagataatatattcaattttcagtttCTCATTGTATTTCGATGACGTTGCTACTAGGCAATATAAAGCGCCGAGTTGTTGGCCATACTTTTCAAGGATAATAAAATCCACCATTTTAACAACGGGAGCcacttttgagcaaaaatagAGTAAATGGAATGATGTCtagatgttttttctttacaaaaagagCATATTCTAGATTCAGCAATTGTTTTGACTTATTAGTAAATAAGGTGGCCAATCGGGATTTCAACCATTTTTGATAGGAATCTGTTAAttagtatttcaaaattgttttaggGTTTAATATCTTTACCATTTCTTTCAGGTCTAGTCTCCCCAATCTTCTCTTGACGATGAGAGATGACACTCCGATGTTATTCCCGTTTATTCTATTACTAGAGAGTGCTTCCACTTCTATGAAGAAGGGCGTTGAAGGCTCGAATTTACAGGTTTTGGAACGGTAGCTTGAGACTAATCTCTTGGTTCTAATTAATAGAAAGAAATTGCCTAGGTTCGTATCTCCACGAGAGATATATTGACCAACAGTAGTTAGTCCTGCTTCCCTTAAAAACTCGTCCCATCTTCTCAACCATGCAGTAAAGTTAAGAGGTGCGTTAAAGATTGTTAGTATGTAGAATGTTATTCATAATGGACTCCCACGACCTACCCATCTGTCTCCCgtattgacaatattttttcaccACCCCAAATAACTCCAATGGTGGCATAAATATGTAGACTATCAATAAGATCATGTCAAGTTTTTCTCATGTACTCACATTGATCCTCATAGCCCAGAAATCACTACTTCTCCTCAATCTTGTAAATCAAGAGAAATTAATCCAAAAGGCCTCTATGATTGGTGATCCGAGGCCCCATTCTTCGATTCGCGTATTTATGCATTAGAAATGTAGGCTCTTGATCAAAACCTATTCGTTGTACCATATCTTAGAAGAACTTTCTGTATAAAGTATTGCTAATTAAGTTATTTCATAAGttgttagaaatatatattcaggtcTGATAAGGATTAATGAGAAAACGAGCCATTGATAGACTCAGTTGCTGAAGAGTTGGCATTTTACGAAAACACATAACCCTAAACATCTACGAAGGGTATttacattctatattttttgatcaaggtATATAAtaagctaaaataaaaataaacaaacacgacataTTTCGAATACGAACTTAAATATGTAAATCTAGGGTTAGAGAGACAAAGCAGTTTAACAAATGCCAAACATTTAAGATGCAATACAGTTAAGATAAATATAGGGCATCTGAAATTAGAGAGGGCCTGAAACCTTCCCATAGAGTCGGCCCTAACCATACGTACCGCAATGAACCAAATTCGATAATTATATGAGTGTCGAATATTCTTTAAGATCTGTTTCtgttttcattaaatatgtattttaagtttattcaataaataacttaatagatggaattaaacattgacaaatgaaattacattaatatttattttcaaaattaatgaagttggagccaggttctcattctaaattatattaaatgaatattcattttctttgataaacaataatgattaccattattaaaaatgtagttACAGATTCATATGTCATTGTgtcatactagaaaaatacatataaaattcgTTGAATGAGCCTACAAGTCACTTGTTAGGTTATCATAACTTTGCTTAATATCCGTTGGAAATGTGAATTCACAGTCCTAGATATACAACTTCGAGGATTCAAGTCTTTTAAGTAACTACATAAAGCATCCTATTTCCTGCTCTTTGGGCAAGAAAGGAGGTTTATGAAGAGAAAAATACCATCCTTTCATTGCAATATAAGATTATTACAACTGTAacgagctttacagttttccttgcACTCTCCAACAACCAAACCTTCGATTGCCTCGCCGAATCCTTACAGTTGTTTTTCTCGCTACAGCCAACCGCCTCTTCTTCTAACACATCCTGTttcataacgaagtggaaatcactATTCTTGCCTATATTAATACTAatacttgttcgtcaatccatgagtcttgtacaatatgaataatccatcatgttttatgatataataattgataacagagaattaagtgattagcacttcttccattcaaacccctgtcgtgtttgtttatctttcttttatcttaataggtattatatcaggttaaaataatttaacgaTTTTTTCCACTTTGTCACTTTCATCTTTTTCCCTTGGCATTTTTACCTAAAATCAGATGAACTTATAAAAACCTGGGGGGTAAAATTGATCAACTGGAATTTGGATCTATGCCACTTtctagttaaattttttaaagcagaaccaaaactaattcatttataatcCCGAATtgaatgaagtatttttttcttattagttGGAAATGTTATTCTGAGttcctttaaataatttcaaaaataaagtgtttccCCAATACACACTTAAACTTATGTAATTAGGTAACATAAAGGCTTATTTAGAAGTTTTTAATGAATCATTTGAAGCTACATTTTTCGGCAATTAAACAATTAATCTGCAATGTGATAAGACTTAAATTCCGACCCACTTCAATCTTTTCAAACGGTACGAAGTagagataaacaaaaaattacgtGACAACTAATCCTCCACCCTACAAAGATGGCAGTTGAAGCCCTCTAAATTGACAGAAAGACGTCATCGCAAATTCACCTGAGTCTAAGCAACAGATgggtttcttatatttaaaccTTTGAGAAGGGTGTTTATCAGCATTTGATacttagaatctttatttgcaGCAGTTATCAATTGTTGTAGAGCAGGATAAATTGGTTGAGTGATTAGAAGGATTAGGGACATTTTGGAACTTTCTGGCACATCGAAAACAGGATATCCAAAGAGAACATCAGCAGTAATGTTAATTTTGGCGTGAGTCCactttatttcaaatgtatatCCTACGTGCTTCTCCATTATTCTTTAAAGTCTGGCACTTACCACGGCATCTATATTCTTCCCATTGCCCCCAAATGAGGCTTGTGGTATGTTACTACAGTAAATAATATGCCGTGCACTTTGCAACGAGTCATATCCGAGTGTAAGGCTATGGCTTCTATTTCGCAAAGCGTTTACTCTGCCTCACTTAAAAAACGAGAGCCACATTTTATTAGCTTTGTAATCCAACCTATATACATTTGCATTAGAGCAAATCCTAAGCCTTAGAATCTTGAAGCGTCTGTAAGAAGAGTGGTTGGAAGTTGAGAATCAAAATGAGATAGAACCGGCCATCCCAAGATGtcagaatattttaatttcttggaaagtAACCTCATGTTCCGTTAACCAcatgaattcatttttatttacagtcGAAGAGGTTCAGCAAAATCAACGATATCTGGAATGAAACTACTTAGTTGGTTTGTAAGTCCTGTGAATGAACTCAGAACTGTAACATTTTGAGGTGTAATGAATGAATTTACCCTATAGTGATACCAGTTTCTAATACAAAAACTGGCGATTAAAAATTACTCACAATTATCAAGTCgtctaaaaaattacttaattacttGAAACTAGTTCTAGTCTCGACTCATACAATCCTTATCATAAGTACtaacataaattttgattttatttaagagtTTAGGAGCAGCTTTTTAAGTTGCAAGTAGAGTAGTGGAAATAAGTAAAATGCTAATTTATCAAATGttctaaaattttgtttgagATACTCATGTTCTATGACTATCAAACACAAATTCAACGTCATCATTATTTGAtacatttattacatattttttaatgtatattgtatatctttaaaaaaagctatagattgtcaaaaagaaaataataattaatcaacaaaGACTATGTAACTATGATACATTATAACAAGATTGAAACTTACCTCCTTCTCCATTACTGTAGTAAGAAGCTGACGCTGAAGTTCaatcacattatttattttaagaacttTTCGTATTTTCTCCCTAGTTATTTTAGTGCTTAAATTAGACTTTTTTAATGAAGATTGTGCCAAAAATTTGTTGTCGGATATTAATACTATCGCTGGTAAAGAACAAATATCCCCTAATTCCAATTTGTCAGTCTTTCCTATTTTAGACATACTCAATTCCGATAATTTTCTAGTATGTGATGATtctgaaaaagtatttattccattgATATGAAATGGAAGTTTTTTACAACAAGACTCTGGAagggattgtttttttaatttttcaaaagaacacTTTGGAGATGAGGATTTGCTACATTCGGCAGCCGAGGTTAACATTTCATTAGATGATGAACAATAGTCTATCTTAATGGAGTTTTCacgattcatttttttccttgaattGCAGGAAGGAACTCTCTTAATTTcgatatttatactattatcaTTAATTGAAGAAGGTTTATTACTTTGATCTACACTAGAAGACGACGTTCTTATTTGAACAGAATGAATGATATCATtgactttctttctttcttcttttttacatgATGACATTTTAGATGGAACCTTAGCATAATTGTTACAGTGAGATTGTATTTCATTCATTACATAATTTGATAGGTCTCCCGAATTGCACTTATTTACAGAATATTGATCCTGTAACTgacaaagtgttttttttttcttgcttgcTTGATTACATACATCAACAGAAGCATGATTCGATGacaatattttgttcttaatagATTCTGAAGGATTGGAAACAAGACCATTAGACTTTGATAAATAATGTGATTGTAAAGATGTTAAATCGTGATGATTGATATTTGCTTTATATTCTTGCTGATGAATTTTTTCGCATTTATTTAATTCGGATAATTGGTCCATACAAACCTAAAaccataatattattaagaaaactTAATACCTCTGAAATTGTAATACGAACCCTGGCATCCTGCATATTCGTCATCTTTACTGTTTTTTTGTGTATGACAtctagtaataaaaataactcatcATCAATCACTTCATCTACAAGAAAATGTTGATCACTGCTGATCCGTTCATCATGAAAAATTTGTTGCCCATGTGCAGAAATATTTTGTAGTAGCAAGTTCATAGAAGTTGAGTCTTTGAGATCATGTGAGTTACCAAAACCCGAATCACTCACATTATTATGAAAGTGTATTGGACAACATTCGGATACTTTTGTATCTTTTGAAATTGCGGAAGATTTTCTGACGCCATCGTAATTCCAAGATTGtgttaattcattatttattataaattcactactgatttctttattactttcaCAATTTTCTTGTACAAGATGCAAATTTTTCTCATTTACACTCTTAATTCTATTAATAGGATTGTTCACTACAATATTGGAGGACGGTCTTTTATTGACCTTTGACTGCAAATTTGGATAAGTTTCAAGGAGAATATTCTTGAATTCTAGTAGACTATTAACTTCACTCTGAAGTTcctaaaaatgagataaaaataaattaatttaatgagtGAATGACATGCTTGCTTTATAAACAAAGTTATAAGAAATTAAACCAATTGCAAGCATgtaaacaaaattgtataaataaatctcGATATTTATGACTTTCAAGTCCAAAGTACATTATCAACAAATATTAACTAACTTAATTTCGTCCgttcagtatttatttttttaccgaTAAGAAACGATAAAAatctcataaattatataatgatgaaaatgatGGCAAAACATTTTTGTCTGTGAAAgggaaattatttgtattaattataaaataattacaagtaGAACAATTCTGATATTGACATATGTTTTGATTATCGTTGGATACAAAATCCTTAACTGAGTATTTTTCTCATAGGTCTGGTTGTTAATTAATCTGTATTTATAGTAATTGGAAACTAATATTCACCTCAACGACAACCTGaagattaaaaatacaatttaaaaaacttatatataagggtttaatgatttcaaaaactttaatacgTATATTGTTTAAAGCTTGAAATAATCTCTTTTTTagacttaaaaagaaaaacaacatatttctGTAAGATTTATAAATTAGCTCGTTAAAAAGGATCACAAAATATCTCTATACAATATGATAAGGTTGATGATGAATTTATACTTGTTTACCTTTTCTTTCTAATTATAAAGTGTATACCTTtcactctttattttgtatggagtaataaatgaacaattgttcaatacattttgatttaatttgaaaggaTATACCCTTACCAATTACTGTCCCGGATATTAATCCCTCATTAAGGTTTATGATTGGTGATAGATCGGAAGAAGGTTCGGAAAACCCATTATAAACATTTGGAACGGAAGATTTGGGCAAACAAGTTATacttaagaagaaaattattcaattgcaaattaaattagATCTTAGATGAATTGGCTGTTGTTGGAAGTACAGTAGAATTTCAGGACATTGTTGTTTTCCTACTAGAAAGCCTTCCAAAGAGTTAGAATGTCCTGTTTACTACATTGGAAGCCtatgaaaaagttcaaaattagaTACTGTCATTGGAAGATCAAGAAACGATGATCTAAAAGTGAATAAATCTGTCAAGCTTATAGATATCTTGTAATGTCTcatagaaagaagaaaaatttaccTAAATGCTTAGAACATTTAAATATCGGAAATATTAAGAAAGACTGTCCGAAATATCTGACTTAAGTTTTCCAATATAAGGAATATAAAAGAAACCAGGGATTTGATAATACCTATGGAATGAATGACTGACATAGTTTTAATATAGGACGTAGGATCAAGACCGAAGAGACATGGATTGTAACTCTGGGGCAATATGTCATATGAAAAACTAtgaagaagattttgaacaactGTTACCACTTACAGAAAAATACTGGGTCAGCCTGAGAAATAGTTACAAAATGGAAGATCAAGGGCATGGTATGCTATATTGATTATGAAAGTATTGAGATGAAGTATCTTACATAGAAGCTAATatcctttctattttttcttcaagttctTTATAGTTAtagaatatactttatatttcaatttttcttaaatttcttttaaaaaaaggtcgattttgattgattttttgtcttaatatatattacaataatattccgaagaaaaaaattgaaatgtgtgtaatgatttttactaataaaaattgtaagaatGTAGATGAAAGtggattaaaacaagtttatagatgcttcatattcaaatagtTGAACTCATAAGTGAgtccttttttccaaaacattattcccgccacctaaccagcttattatatttaaattttctaatacacattaaaaactaaattggcCAAAAaccaatcaaaatcgaccttttttaaagaattaaaaaaaatttgaaatataaggtatattctaTAACTTGAACTCGGATATACAGCAcaggaaaattaataaaaaagatattagcttctaagtaaggtccatcattttactcgatttttgtgtggttataaacattttttattaattgtaatcattattaaataataaaaaaattcatttttcaagggctgaaatgtttgtatccatttatatttactttgattttcatctatagagTTATTtgatgtcgaaatatggcacttaTTCGTAGTAGCACcctaaaaacattattttttttaaaggcataaAAACCCTAAACAATAACCGTTTAAAGTTATAATGGTCATATTCGGGGggttttatgttttaaatagcTATAATAAATATGGCTTTCAGCCTGCAGGGCAAAATGCTGTTGTATGGTGTActactttaaatttcaaatataaaaaaatcactgacATAGACAAAAACAAGAATCGATTAATGGTGGCAACTTAAGTCCATGGATTGGATCACGTTGATTGCAGATCATACTCTGATAACGCAATGATGGCTGGAAGCaagattattcaataatttagaaaaattccaTCAAAGATTTGGAAATCTTGAATCTCATGGAATTATATTACTAATTCAGAAAGTAATTAGCATTGGTTTAAATCTTGATGAAGTTCCGTGTCAATCCTGGTATAAGGCACATTTGGAAggaaaaatgaggaaaaaaatcttCCCAAATAAATCTTTTAGAAGAGCAAATGGTAttctaaaactaatttatagTGATATTTGTGAATCCTTTAAAAATCTCTCAATGAgtcattgtaaatattttgtttcgtTATCGATGATACTATGTCATAAGAGCAATAgtgaattttatgaaaatttggaCAATGGAAAATCTGGTTGAAAAGGACACATGCAACAATGTAAAAATACTATTCAAgttcatttgaagaatgtcttataaattacaaatgacTGTTGAAAGAAAGACAGAACTCAATTGAGTAGACGAGATgattaatcatattattattgaatgtgTGGGATTATTGATACCTGATAATGGTTAACCTAAGAATTTTTGGGCTGGAATGTTGTCAACTTtgttatatataagaaaatgttaAAAGATCAACTCCAATAGATGCCtggaaaaggaagaaataagatatttgtgaTTTTAGGAGATTTGGATGTACAGcacataaatttgtataaaaagaaaagaaagaagcaaGTTACATTGCTAAAAGCAAGATAATGATTATACTTTACCATATAGATGGACTTATGGTATATCGTGTTTAAGATtaagaaaagaggaaaattgTTAACAGCgccatatttcataataatccAATTCATAATTTGAGGTATCACCACTTCATGGTTTTTTAAAGTGATAATAACAAGATCCAATATGAATTACTATCGAAATCAGAATCAAtgtaaattacaaaacaaaaaaaaactgttagtTTCAACTTTAATCCAAGactttttgatgataaataaattagaggaaTGCAATTTTTAGATATCATTGAGGTCCTGGATGTAAAATAGTGCAAAAATTTCCTTCATTGGATGAaggtttattgttttttaaaacaagaaacCGGACGAATTTTTCCTATCTCGTTGTGTTTATTACAAATGTTTGTAGTTCACTAAGTCAAGAGCATGATGAAgcattgtatataattttaagttatcTACAGGAAAATTTTGATAATGGAATTTGTTACCATGGTCAAGAAACTGGTGAACTAATTGGATAATAGGGTTCTGATTGGGATGGTAATTGCAGTGATAGAAGATCTGCTTCagattatatgtttaaaattgaaGAGGAGTCAGACACAAAAATCCGTTTCTTTATCTACTACTGAGCCCATACTTATCATGCCTTTCAGAGTTGATTGCCTTAGCCTAAGTACTATCATTGAGGAGTtgcatgtttatttttgtatattaagttgcgttacattttatgcaaagtcatttaacatatattatcttgaatatataatatggaAGTAACTTGAGAGGAGGTGAAGAATTATTGCTAAGTGCAAAATCCTAATAACTGCAATTAATTTCATAACAATGCACAGTCGGTAATTACTGATAATTACAGTTAAGAATCTTTAaacactttaattaaaaaaatattaagtggattttatgttataaaattgatACGTGAAAATGATTGGACGAGATGATGACTTCAGGAAGTTATCACCTAGTAAGAGGGCTCAAGTCACGAAAGCTGTTAATAGCATAAACAGTTTTCGTAAATCCATATTAGCACGGAAAACTTCTAAAGGTAAATTATTCATAGATGAAGCAAGAATTCGTCTTCAAAAAAGCCTATGAATAATTGGAGGAACATTATAAGGAATTGATGGATAAATCCAGATCTAACAGATTTTTATAATACCCAATTGGAGGAATATAATACCAAATAACAAGAAACGCTGGAGAAGCTTTCAAATACTATTTCTTTTGAATCAGCAACTAGCTAAaccaactttaaataaataaaccccCCCGAACCTTCTAGTAGTAACAACATTATCCATATTGATAACTCTTATCTACCTTTCAATTTAACAAAGAATCATAATCCTCATGAATTAGCTGAATGGGTCAAAAGTTTCAAGAGTTACTATActcaaaattcaattgataaatttCCCCTGCACGTTCAACATACTCACTTCTACAAGGGAATCTATGCTAGTCTAAGAGCGAGAATAAGTCCTAATATATAAGGTGCTACTCCTGTTTTTTCTGAGGTTAAAAATGGATGTGTAAAAGCTTTAGAGGATGAATTTCTGCATTTGTACCCTCCATTCTAAAGAAGATaagatttttgtcaatattCCCAAGGATCTGGACAATCATGTGTCGATTTTGTTGCAAACTTGGAACAAAAAGGAGCGCAGGCTAATCTATCTGAGATTAATATTGACAATCTCCACGTTTTTCATTACGTTAATGGAACTATAGACAATgaactaagaaaaaaattgttgagtTTAGAAAATCCCACCAGAGAAGAAGTCAAGCATACAGGTCGTGTATACGAGGCAGCTACATCATGTCAAAGGGCAATGAATCCTATAGCTAATACATCAACTAAGATTGAAAGTAACTTCttcaaaaaggataaaaatattaggaaGGTATGTAAGTGATGCGAAAGTACTAGTCATATCAAAGATTGTCCTCGTAGAGAATCAATCACATATTTCAAATGTGGGAAACCAGGACAATTGTCTTTCTTTTGTCTTAATAAGACATAAAAGGATAACATAGTtctttattttagtatatttatcaaaatgattaGACAGAAACACGAAAGgagaaagaatatttaaaacttcTGTTTTG of Lepeophtheirus salmonis chromosome 12, UVic_Lsal_1.4, whole genome shotgun sequence contains these proteins:
- the LOC121126577 gene encoding uncharacterized protein, producing MDLHFKFSPPVQLLFHEQAKSIVALQELQSEVNSLLEFKNILLETYPNLQSKVNKRPSSNIVVNNPINRIKSVNEKNLHLVQENCESNKEISSEFIINNELTQSWNYDGVRKSSAISKDTKVSECCPIHFHNNVSDSGFGNSHDLKDSTSMNLLLQNISAHGQQIFHDERISSDQHFLVDEVIDDELFLLLDVIHKKTVKMTNMQDARVCMDQLSELNKCEKIHQQEYKANINHHDLTSLQSHYLSKSNGLVSNPSESIKNKILSSNHASVDVCNQASKKKKTLCQLQDQYSVNKCNSGDLSNYVMNEIQSHCNNYAKVPSKMSSCKKEERKKVNDIIHSVQIRTSSSSVDQSNKPSSINDNSINIEIKRVPSCNSRKKMNRENSIKIDYCSSSNEMLTSAAECSKSSSPKCSFEKLKKQSLPESCCKKLPFHINGINTFSESSHTRKLSELSMSKIGKTDKLELGDICSLPAIVLISDNKFLAQSSLKKSNLSTKITREKIRKVLKINNVIELQRQLLTTVMEKEVYKTHLEKLCDIWAKKLKEFELQNESLQTSLSNLKLENECLRSQV